One Desulfobulbus oligotrophicus DNA segment encodes these proteins:
- a CDS encoding type I restriction-modification system subunit M, translated as MLQNNPELKSKIDQLWNKFWSGGISNPLTAIEQITYLLFMKRLDELDQKKQADAEWIGEPYTSRFAGQWIPTEYRDRQNPEQYAIEKRTLRWSEFKHMQAEEMLQHVQTKVFPFLKDMNGTESNFTRHMKNAVFIIPKPALLVEAVKTIDEIFEIMEQDSREKGQAFQDIQGDVYEMLLSEIATAGKNGQFRTPRHIIQLMADLVRPQLGHRIGDPACGSGGFLLGAYQYIVTELAKKAGSKDVQPDEDGFVRTSVAAAFDEKRQTILQESLYGYDIDQTMVRLGLMNLMMHGIDEPNIDYKDTLSKSYNEEAEYDIIMANPPFTGSIDKGDINENLSLSTTKTELLFVENIYRLLRMGGTACVIVPQGVLFGSGRAFKTLRKLLLERCDLKAVITMPSGVFKPYAGVSTAILLFTKVWGPKDKVTQPATEHVWFYEMQADGYSLDDKRSKQEGYGDLQDIVACFHGRNPETDVEDRTITDEHKCFMVARSEIADEKNNFDLSLSRYKTDVFEEVQYDAPRVILERLLVAELGEEFVNHGRHGKHGKLLDGVESGIVRELLELKGMVG; from the coding sequence ATGCTGCAAAACAACCCCGAACTCAAAAGCAAGATCGACCAGCTCTGGAACAAGTTCTGGTCCGGCGGCATCTCCAACCCGCTCACCGCCATTGAGCAGATCACCTACCTGCTGTTTATGAAACGGCTTGATGAGCTGGATCAGAAGAAGCAGGCCGATGCCGAGTGGATCGGAGAGCCCTACACCTCCAGGTTCGCGGGTCAGTGGATTCCGACCGAGTATCGGGATCGGCAAAACCCCGAACAGTATGCCATTGAAAAACGCACCCTGCGCTGGAGCGAATTCAAGCACATGCAGGCCGAGGAGATGCTCCAGCATGTGCAGACCAAGGTCTTCCCCTTCCTCAAGGACATGAATGGTACCGAGTCCAACTTCACCCGTCACATGAAAAACGCCGTGTTCATCATTCCCAAACCAGCACTCCTGGTGGAGGCGGTGAAGACCATTGACGAGATCTTCGAGATCATGGAGCAGGACTCCAGGGAGAAGGGCCAGGCCTTTCAGGACATCCAGGGCGATGTGTACGAGATGCTGCTGTCCGAGATCGCCACCGCCGGCAAGAACGGCCAGTTCCGCACCCCGCGCCATATCATCCAACTGATGGCCGATCTGGTGCGGCCGCAACTGGGCCACCGCATCGGGGATCCGGCCTGCGGTTCCGGTGGCTTTCTGCTCGGAGCCTACCAGTACATTGTCACCGAGCTGGCGAAAAAGGCCGGTTCAAAAGACGTGCAGCCCGATGAGGACGGCTTTGTCCGTACTTCGGTAGCAGCGGCTTTCGATGAAAAGCGCCAAACCATTCTGCAGGAAAGCCTATACGGTTACGACATCGATCAGACCATGGTACGCCTGGGGCTGATGAACCTGATGATGCACGGCATCGACGAGCCCAACATCGACTACAAGGACACCCTCTCCAAGAGCTACAACGAGGAGGCCGAATACGACATCATCATGGCCAACCCGCCCTTTACCGGCTCCATCGACAAGGGCGACATCAATGAAAACCTGAGCCTCTCCACCACCAAGACCGAGCTGCTCTTTGTGGAAAACATCTACCGGCTGCTGAGAATGGGCGGCACCGCCTGCGTTATCGTGCCGCAAGGGGTGCTGTTCGGCTCCGGCCGCGCGTTCAAGACCCTGCGAAAGCTGCTGCTGGAGCGTTGCGACTTGAAGGCCGTCATCACCATGCCCAGCGGCGTATTCAAGCCCTACGCCGGGGTCAGCACCGCCATTCTGCTCTTTACCAAGGTCTGGGGGCCGAAGGACAAGGTGACGCAGCCGGCCACCGAACATGTCTGGTTCTACGAGATGCAGGCCGACGGTTACTCGCTGGATGACAAGCGCAGCAAGCAGGAAGGCTATGGGGATTTGCAGGATATTGTGGCGTGCTTCCATGGGCGCAATCCCGAAACAGACGTCGAAGACCGCACCATTACGGATGAGCACAAGTGCTTTATGGTGGCACGCAGCGAAATTGCCGACGAGAAGAACAACTTCGATCTCTCGCTATCACGTTACAAGACCGATGTTTTTGAGGAGGTGCAGTACGATGCGCCGAG